The following coding sequences lie in one Montipora foliosa isolate CH-2021 chromosome 11, ASM3666993v2, whole genome shotgun sequence genomic window:
- the LOC137975006 gene encoding 9,11-endoperoxide prostaglandin H2 reductase-like isoform X1, with the protein MVLSRSLFRVRIVPTVRERKCLPYSWKGFFANSSLERMTNFLYFLLIFSPSLADDTCDSNRQNLNCENIRGKDNQVKLNFYSSSLPSNIMNISSTLPLNDGVKIPILGLGVYQAKSGEETRNAVAWALENGYRQIDTAARYLNEESVGDAIRESNVPREEMFVVTKLYDDDHGFDQTLRAFNDSLGKLGLEYVDLYLMHSPVPDKVVPSWNAMVKLQEQGLIRSIGVSNFGIHHLEELKKHSNVIPSVNQMEVHPFLQEKDVVNYCKKEGIVVQAYSPLTRGKKLGHPSLISIGNNHGKTTAQILLRWCVQNGYVCIPKSSHSSRIEENANIFDFNLSEEEMNILNGLEEGFRTCKPKIQAPWNG; encoded by the exons ATGGTTTTGAGCAGAAGTTTATTCCGCGTGCGGATTGTCCCAACGGTGAGAG AGAGGAAATGCCTGCCTTACAGTTGGAAAGGTTTCTTTGCTAATTCCAGTTTGGAAAGGATGACtaactttctttattttttattgattttctcGCCCTCTTTGGCTGATGACACTTGCGATTCCAACaggcaaaatttaaattgtgAAAATATCAGAGGCAAAGACAATCAAGTTAAGCTTAATTTCTACTCCTCGTCGCTCCCATCTAACATCATGAACATCTCTTCAACGTTGCCTCTCAACGATGGCGTGAAAATCCCCATTCTTGGTTTGGGCGTATACCAAGCGAAATCAGGAGAAGAAACTCGAAATGCCGTTGCATGGGCCTTGGAAAATGGCTACAGGCAAATTGATACAGCGGCAAGATACTTGAATGAAGAAAGCGTTGGCGATGCGATAAGAGAAAGTAACGTTCCTAGAGAAGAAATGTTTGTCGTTACAAAGCtttatgatgatgatcatgGTTTTGATCAGACTTTGCGAGCATTCAACGATAGTTTAGGAAAATTGGGATTGGAATACGTGGACTTGTACCTGATGCATTCACCTGTACCTGATAAAGTTGTACCTTCGTGGAATGCAATGGTCAAACTGCAAGAGCAAGGGCTGATCAG GTCAATTGGTGTATCCAATTTTGGTATTCACCATCTTGAAGAGCTGAAAAAGCACTCAAATGTTATACCATCAGTTAATCAGATGGAAGTTCATCCCTTCTTACAAGAAAAAGATGTAGTTAACTACTGCAAGAAAGAAGGTATTGTTGTCCAGGCATACTCACCACTAACAAGAGGAAAGAAATTAGGACATCCAAGCCTGATATCAATTGGCAACAACCATGGAAAAACCACCGCTCAAATTCTACTGAGGTGGTGTGTACAGAATGGCTATGTTTGTATTCCCAAGTCCAGTCATTCATCCCGAATTGAAGAGAACGCCAACATATTTGACTTTAATTTATCTGAAGAAGAGATGAATATTTTAAATGGACTGGAAGAGGGTTTTAGGACATGCAAACCTAAAATACAGGCACCTTGGAATGGCTAG
- the LOC137975006 gene encoding 9,11-endoperoxide prostaglandin H2 reductase-like isoform X3: MTNFLYFLLIFSPSLADDTCDSNRQNLNCENIRGKDNQVKLNFYSSSLPSNIMNISSTLPLNDGVKIPILGLGVYQAKSGEETRNAVAWALENGYRQIDTAARYLNEESVGDAIRESNVPREEMFVVTKLYDDDHGFDQTLRAFNDSLGKLGLEYVDLYLMHSPVPDKVVPSWNAMVKLQEQGLIRSIGVSNFGIHHLEELKKHSNVIPSVNQMEVHPFLQEKDVVNYCKKEGIVVQAYSPLTRGKKLGHPSLISIGNNHGKTTAQILLRWCVQNGYVCIPKSSHSSRIEENANIFDFNLSEEEMNILNGLEEGFRTCKPKIQAPWNG, from the exons ATGACtaactttctttattttttattgattttctcGCCCTCTTTGGCTGATGACACTTGCGATTCCAACaggcaaaatttaaattgtgAAAATATCAGAGGCAAAGACAATCAAGTTAAGCTTAATTTCTACTCCTCGTCGCTCCCATCTAACATCATGAACATCTCTTCAACGTTGCCTCTCAACGATGGCGTGAAAATCCCCATTCTTGGTTTGGGCGTATACCAAGCGAAATCAGGAGAAGAAACTCGAAATGCCGTTGCATGGGCCTTGGAAAATGGCTACAGGCAAATTGATACAGCGGCAAGATACTTGAATGAAGAAAGCGTTGGCGATGCGATAAGAGAAAGTAACGTTCCTAGAGAAGAAATGTTTGTCGTTACAAAGCtttatgatgatgatcatgGTTTTGATCAGACTTTGCGAGCATTCAACGATAGTTTAGGAAAATTGGGATTGGAATACGTGGACTTGTACCTGATGCATTCACCTGTACCTGATAAAGTTGTACCTTCGTGGAATGCAATGGTCAAACTGCAAGAGCAAGGGCTGATCAG GTCAATTGGTGTATCCAATTTTGGTATTCACCATCTTGAAGAGCTGAAAAAGCACTCAAATGTTATACCATCAGTTAATCAGATGGAAGTTCATCCCTTCTTACAAGAAAAAGATGTAGTTAACTACTGCAAGAAAGAAGGTATTGTTGTCCAGGCATACTCACCACTAACAAGAGGAAAGAAATTAGGACATCCAAGCCTGATATCAATTGGCAACAACCATGGAAAAACCACCGCTCAAATTCTACTGAGGTGGTGTGTACAGAATGGCTATGTTTGTATTCCCAAGTCCAGTCATTCATCCCGAATTGAAGAGAACGCCAACATATTTGACTTTAATTTATCTGAAGAAGAGATGAATATTTTAAATGGACTGGAAGAGGGTTTTAGGACATGCAAACCTAAAATACAGGCACCTTGGAATGGCTAG
- the LOC137975006 gene encoding 9,11-endoperoxide prostaglandin H2 reductase-like isoform X2, protein MVLSRSLFRVRIVPTVRGRGHYKPRFASKAWKHGQNLNCENIRGKDNQVKLNFYSSSLPSNIMNISSTLPLNDGVKIPILGLGVYQAKSGEETRNAVAWALENGYRQIDTAARYLNEESVGDAIRESNVPREEMFVVTKLYDDDHGFDQTLRAFNDSLGKLGLEYVDLYLMHSPVPDKVVPSWNAMVKLQEQGLIRSIGVSNFGIHHLEELKKHSNVIPSVNQMEVHPFLQEKDVVNYCKKEGIVVQAYSPLTRGKKLGHPSLISIGNNHGKTTAQILLRWCVQNGYVCIPKSSHSSRIEENANIFDFNLSEEEMNILNGLEEGFRTCKPKIQAPWNG, encoded by the exons ATGGTTTTGAGCAGAAGTTTATTCCGCGTGCGGATTGTCCCAACGGTGAGAGGTAGAGGCCATTATAAACCACGGTTTGCAAGCAAGGCTTGGAAACATGG gcaaaatttaaattgtgAAAATATCAGAGGCAAAGACAATCAAGTTAAGCTTAATTTCTACTCCTCGTCGCTCCCATCTAACATCATGAACATCTCTTCAACGTTGCCTCTCAACGATGGCGTGAAAATCCCCATTCTTGGTTTGGGCGTATACCAAGCGAAATCAGGAGAAGAAACTCGAAATGCCGTTGCATGGGCCTTGGAAAATGGCTACAGGCAAATTGATACAGCGGCAAGATACTTGAATGAAGAAAGCGTTGGCGATGCGATAAGAGAAAGTAACGTTCCTAGAGAAGAAATGTTTGTCGTTACAAAGCtttatgatgatgatcatgGTTTTGATCAGACTTTGCGAGCATTCAACGATAGTTTAGGAAAATTGGGATTGGAATACGTGGACTTGTACCTGATGCATTCACCTGTACCTGATAAAGTTGTACCTTCGTGGAATGCAATGGTCAAACTGCAAGAGCAAGGGCTGATCAG GTCAATTGGTGTATCCAATTTTGGTATTCACCATCTTGAAGAGCTGAAAAAGCACTCAAATGTTATACCATCAGTTAATCAGATGGAAGTTCATCCCTTCTTACAAGAAAAAGATGTAGTTAACTACTGCAAGAAAGAAGGTATTGTTGTCCAGGCATACTCACCACTAACAAGAGGAAAGAAATTAGGACATCCAAGCCTGATATCAATTGGCAACAACCATGGAAAAACCACCGCTCAAATTCTACTGAGGTGGTGTGTACAGAATGGCTATGTTTGTATTCCCAAGTCCAGTCATTCATCCCGAATTGAAGAGAACGCCAACATATTTGACTTTAATTTATCTGAAGAAGAGATGAATATTTTAAATGGACTGGAAGAGGGTTTTAGGACATGCAAACCTAAAATACAGGCACCTTGGAATGGCTAG